Proteins encoded in a region of the Flavobacteriaceae bacterium HL-DH10 genome:
- a CDS encoding transglycosylase domain-containing protein yields the protein MAKAKKNTKAPVQDFSKYIRWFWMLFLGGIFSAVLIFLLASWGVFGDMPDHTQLENPKTNLATEIISSDGKTLGKFYFNDNRTPVSYDDLSPDLVTALIATEDARFHEHSGIDARGTLRAVIKLGSSGGASTISQQLAKQLFHGEGSKNTLGRITQKIKEWIIAIRLERQYTKEEIIAQYFNIYDFLNNADGIRSASRIYFGKEPIDLDLKESAMLVGMFKNSALYNPRRNPVGVKNRRNVVLAQMEKYGYLEEAVKDSLQKTELDLNYSPESHREGMATYFREYLRGFMKDWIKNNPKPDGTKWNINSDGLKIYTTIDSRMQEYAEDAVQQHMPRLQAEFFNQNTPKRNPTAPFLELDKSEVDDLLNRSMKQGERWRILKNAEKSDKEIIASFHKPTKMTVFAWKEGKASEVDTIMKPIDSMRYYKSFLRTGMMSMDPLTGHVKAWVGGVNYRHFQYDMVKQGKRQVGSTFKPFVYATAIDQLHYSPCDKLPDTPFCIDAGKYGNPEKWCPRNSNGENDYGGTRTLKNALAKSVNTITARLIDKVGPQTVVDLAKKLGVESEIPPVPSIALGTPDLSVYEMVGAYSTFANKGVYTKPVMVTNIEDKNGTILYQFKPETRDVLSDETAYVTIKLMEGVTQYGSGARLRGKGADSYRREFSEIITGYPYGFTNPIAGKTGTTQNQSDGWFMGIVPNLVTGVWVGAEDRAAHFAGITYGQGAAMALPIWGVYMKSCYADETLNISAEDFEEPANLSINVDCSKVIDESTGIENDSNDTPDDLDF from the coding sequence ATGGCAAAAGCAAAAAAAAACACAAAAGCACCAGTTCAAGATTTCTCTAAATACATTCGTTGGTTTTGGATGTTATTTTTAGGAGGTATATTTTCAGCAGTGCTTATATTTTTATTAGCATCCTGGGGTGTATTTGGCGACATGCCAGATCATACACAATTAGAAAATCCGAAAACAAATTTAGCAACCGAAATTATTTCTTCAGATGGGAAAACTTTAGGTAAATTCTATTTTAATGATAATAGAACCCCTGTAAGTTATGATGATTTATCGCCAGATTTAGTTACTGCTTTAATCGCTACCGAAGATGCGCGTTTTCATGAGCATTCAGGAATTGATGCACGAGGTACTTTAAGAGCTGTAATTAAATTAGGAAGTAGCGGCGGTGCAAGTACAATATCTCAACAATTAGCCAAACAGTTGTTTCATGGTGAAGGATCTAAAAATACATTGGGTAGGATTACTCAAAAAATTAAAGAATGGATTATTGCTATTCGTCTCGAACGCCAATACACAAAAGAAGAAATTATTGCTCAGTACTTTAATATATATGATTTTTTAAATAACGCAGACGGTATTCGTAGTGCTTCCAGAATCTACTTTGGAAAAGAGCCTATAGATCTTGATTTAAAAGAATCGGCTATGTTGGTAGGTATGTTCAAAAATTCAGCATTGTATAATCCAAGAAGAAATCCAGTTGGAGTTAAAAATAGACGTAATGTGGTTTTGGCTCAAATGGAAAAATATGGTTATTTAGAAGAAGCCGTTAAAGATTCGCTCCAAAAAACAGAGCTTGATTTAAATTATTCGCCAGAATCACATCGTGAAGGTATGGCAACTTATTTTAGAGAATACTTAAGAGGATTTATGAAGGATTGGATTAAGAATAATCCAAAACCTGATGGTACAAAATGGAATATAAATAGTGATGGTTTAAAAATTTACACAACTATAGATTCTCGTATGCAAGAATACGCTGAAGATGCTGTACAGCAACATATGCCAAGGTTGCAAGCAGAATTTTTTAATCAAAACACACCAAAGCGTAATCCAACAGCACCTTTTTTAGAATTAGATAAGAGTGAAGTAGATGATTTATTAAATCGTTCTATGAAACAAGGTGAGCGATGGCGCATATTAAAAAATGCTGAAAAATCAGATAAAGAAATTATAGCTTCATTTCATAAACCTACTAAAATGACTGTTTTTGCATGGAAAGAAGGGAAAGCGAGTGAAGTAGATACCATTATGAAACCTATTGATTCCATGCGTTATTATAAATCGTTTTTACGTACAGGCATGATGTCTATGGATCCGCTTACAGGTCATGTTAAGGCTTGGGTTGGAGGTGTTAATTACCGCCATTTCCAGTACGATATGGTAAAACAAGGAAAGCGACAAGTGGGTTCTACCTTTAAACCATTTGTTTATGCAACAGCTATAGATCAGCTTCATTACTCTCCATGTGATAAATTGCCAGATACACCATTTTGTATAGATGCTGGTAAATATGGAAATCCAGAAAAATGGTGTCCTAGGAATTCTAATGGTGAAAATGATTATGGAGGCACAAGGACTTTAAAAAATGCCTTAGCGAAATCAGTAAACACAATAACCGCAAGATTAATTGATAAAGTTGGTCCACAAACGGTGGTAGATTTAGCAAAAAAACTAGGTGTTGAATCTGAAATACCTCCAGTACCATCAATAGCATTAGGAACACCCGATTTAAGTGTTTATGAAATGGTGGGAGCCTATTCAACATTTGCTAATAAAGGGGTGTATACAAAACCAGTAATGGTTACTAATATTGAAGATAAAAACGGTACTATTTTGTATCAGTTTAAGCCAGAAACACGTGATGTTTTAAGTGATGAAACAGCCTATGTAACAATCAAGCTTATGGAAGGTGTAACACAATATGGTTCTGGAGCTCGCTTAAGAGGAAAAGGAGCAGATTCCTATAGGAGAGAATTTTCGGAAATAATAACAGGGTATCCTTATGGATTTACAAATCCTATAGCAGGAAAAACAGGAACCACACAAAATCAAAGTGATGGATGGTTTATGGGTATAGTACCGAATTTAGTTACAGGTGTTTGGGTAGGAGCTGAAGATAGAGCAGCGCACTTTGCTGGTATTACATATGGGCAAGGAGCAGCTATGGCATTACCTATTTGGGGTGTTTATATGAAAAGTTGTTATGCCGATGAAACCTTAAATATTTCAGCAGAAGATTTTGAAGAACCTGCTAATCTTTCTATAAATGTAGATTGTTCAAAAGTCATTGACGAGAGCACTGGTATTGAAAACGATTCTAATGATACGCCTGATGATTTAGATTTTTAA
- a CDS encoding CoA transferase subunit A: MINKKVDNVKIALHGVSDNMTFMLGGFGLSGIPENAIGQLVKLGIKGLTCISNNAGVDDFGLGLLLQKRQIKKMVSSYVGENDEFERQMLSGELDVELIPQGTLAELCRAAQAGFPAIYTPAGYGTEVAEGKETREFDGKMYVLEHAFKADFAFVKAWKGDAAGNLVFKGTARNFNPNMCGAAKITVAEVEELVPLGALDPNQIHIPGIFVQRIFQGETYEKRIEQRTVRVKE; this comes from the coding sequence ATGATTAATAAAAAAGTAGATAATGTTAAAATAGCTCTTCATGGAGTTTCAGATAATATGACTTTTATGCTTGGTGGTTTTGGGCTTAGTGGTATTCCAGAAAATGCTATCGGGCAATTAGTAAAACTTGGTATAAAAGGGCTAACCTGTATTTCTAATAATGCAGGTGTAGACGATTTTGGCTTAGGATTATTGCTTCAAAAAAGACAAATAAAAAAAATGGTATCCTCTTATGTGGGTGAAAATGATGAATTTGAGCGACAAATGCTTTCTGGTGAATTAGATGTAGAATTAATACCTCAAGGAACTTTAGCAGAGCTCTGTAGAGCTGCTCAGGCAGGATTTCCTGCTATTTATACACCTGCTGGTTACGGAACAGAAGTAGCAGAAGGTAAAGAAACCAGAGAGTTTGATGGTAAAATGTATGTACTAGAGCATGCTTTTAAAGCCGATTTTGCTTTTGTGAAAGCATGGAAAGGTGATGCGGCTGGTAATTTAGTTTTTAAAGGGACTGCTAGAAATTTTAACCCTAATATGTGTGGAGCCGCTAAAATAACAGTTGCTGAGGTTGAAGAATTAGTACCATTAGGAGCTTTAGATCCAAATCAAATTCATATTCCAGGAATTTTTGTTCAACGTATTTTTCAGGGAGAAACCTATGAGAAGCGTATTGAACAACGAACGGTAAGAGTAAAAGAATAG
- a CDS encoding 3'-5' exonuclease encodes MISKLHLENILFLDIETVPEVQYFSELDETKQALWEHKSKYQRKDEFTAEEFYDRAGIWAEFGKIVCISVGYFTFTGDLRQFRVTSFYGDEITILKDFKNLLISHFSQTKHLLCAHNGKEFDFPYIARRMIIHNIELPYKLNLFGKKPWEVPHLDTLELWKFGDYKSYTSLKLLTHVLGIPSPKDDIDGSEVYRVYYEENEVDRIIIYCEKDTIAVAQIFLRLRGDDLLSNDEIIHI; translated from the coding sequence ATGATATCAAAATTACACCTTGAAAACATATTATTTCTAGATATTGAAACCGTACCAGAGGTTCAATATTTCTCTGAATTAGATGAAACCAAACAAGCGCTTTGGGAACACAAATCTAAATACCAACGCAAAGACGAATTCACCGCTGAGGAGTTTTATGATAGAGCCGGAATTTGGGCAGAATTTGGTAAAATAGTGTGTATCTCTGTTGGATATTTTACATTTACAGGCGATTTAAGACAATTTAGAGTCACCTCTTTTTATGGTGATGAAATTACCATTTTAAAAGACTTTAAAAATCTATTAATTTCTCATTTTAGTCAAACTAAACATTTGCTTTGTGCGCATAACGGCAAAGAATTCGACTTTCCTTATATCGCACGTCGAATGATTATTCATAATATAGAATTGCCTTATAAACTCAATTTATTTGGAAAAAAACCTTGGGAAGTCCCTCATTTAGACACCTTAGAATTATGGAAATTTGGTGATTATAAAAGTTATACATCACTAAAGCTACTAACCCATGTTTTAGGTATTCCTTCTCCAAAAGATGATATTGATGGCAGCGAAGTATATCGTGTGTATTACGAAGAAAATGAAGTTGACCGAATTATAATTTACTGCGAAAAAGACACCATTGCTGTGGCACAAATCTTTTTACGTTTACGAGGCGATGATTTATTAAGCAACGATGAAATTATTCATATATAA
- a CDS encoding gliding motility lipoprotein GldH: MLRNSVLLFFLIFSFVFVSCDSNRVFDEYKSVPNLWHKDSIIGFKVTPPDSTKKYNLFVNLRNTNAYKYNNLFLIVEMVYPHGKTIKDTLEYRMADPSGKLLGTGLTDVKENKLWYKGQDEPFVFNEIGEYTINIQQAMRENGKVNGVTELEGITDIGFRVEHINNN; this comes from the coding sequence ATGCTGAGAAATAGTGTCTTGTTATTTTTTTTAATTTTTTCTTTTGTATTTGTGTCTTGCGATTCAAATCGTGTTTTTGACGAGTATAAATCGGTGCCTAATTTATGGCATAAAGATTCCATTATAGGCTTTAAAGTAACACCTCCAGACTCAACAAAAAAATATAATCTATTTGTGAACTTAAGAAATACAAATGCTTACAAATACAATAATTTGTTTTTAATTGTCGAAATGGTTTATCCGCACGGTAAAACTATAAAAGACACTTTAGAATATAGAATGGCAGACCCTAGCGGAAAACTTTTAGGTACTGGCTTAACCGATGTTAAAGAAAACAAACTTTGGTATAAAGGACAAGATGAACCATTTGTTTTTAATGAAATAGGAGAATATACCATTAATATTCAACAAGCTATGAGAGAGAACGGAAAAGTAAATGGTGTTACAGAGCTTGAAGGTATTACAGATATTGGTTTTAGAGTAGAACATATAAATAATAATTAA
- the ricT gene encoding regulatory iron-sulfur-containing complex subunit RicT, whose translation MACASCSTKDGSPKGCKNNGTCGTDSCNKLTVFDWLANMSLPNGEKPFDWVEVRYKNGRKNYYKNTENLTLSIGDIVATQAQSGHDIGMVTLTGELVRVQMKRKNISETPEELLKIYRKASQKDIDIWQTARDKEEPMKVRARQFAIDLKLQMKISDIEFQGDASKATFYYTAEERVDFRELIKVFAREFRTRIEMKQVGFRQEASRLGGIGSCGRELCCSTWLTDFRSVSTSAARYQQLSLNPQKLAGQCGKLKCCLNYELDSYLDALKSFPKTDIKLKTEKGTAVCQKTDIFKGHMWYAYEGEWMNWHKITTEQANEIIEANKKNKPIASLEEYASELVEDTKTEFENVVGQDSLTRFDSPKPNNKRKNNRRKPNQKPNQRTNQGGQGNQANKKATPKNKPNPNNRNKNSNNKRKPKPQNSKNAEK comes from the coding sequence ATGGCTTGCGCAAGTTGCTCAACTAAAGACGGCTCTCCAAAAGGCTGCAAAAATAATGGTACTTGTGGTACAGATAGTTGTAATAAATTAACTGTTTTTGATTGGTTAGCAAATATGTCGCTACCAAATGGAGAAAAACCATTTGATTGGGTTGAGGTTCGTTATAAAAACGGCCGAAAAAATTATTATAAAAATACCGAAAATTTAACGTTAAGCATTGGCGATATTGTTGCGACACAAGCGCAATCTGGTCATGATATTGGTATGGTAACCCTTACAGGGGAATTGGTACGCGTTCAAATGAAACGTAAAAATATTTCTGAAACTCCCGAAGAACTATTAAAAATATACAGAAAAGCAAGCCAAAAGGATATAGATATTTGGCAAACGGCACGCGATAAAGAAGAGCCTATGAAGGTTAGAGCGCGTCAATTTGCAATCGATTTGAAACTTCAAATGAAGATTTCAGATATTGAGTTTCAAGGCGATGCCAGTAAAGCTACTTTTTATTATACAGCCGAAGAGCGTGTTGATTTTCGGGAACTTATTAAAGTATTTGCACGCGAGTTTAGAACGCGTATAGAAATGAAACAAGTTGGTTTTCGTCAAGAAGCATCAAGACTTGGTGGTATTGGCTCTTGTGGACGCGAATTATGTTGTTCTACTTGGTTAACCGATTTTCGTTCGGTAAGCACTTCAGCAGCACGTTATCAGCAACTGTCTTTAAATCCTCAAAAATTAGCAGGACAATGTGGTAAATTAAAATGCTGTTTAAATTATGAATTAGATTCTTATTTAGATGCTTTAAAAAGTTTTCCTAAAACAGATATTAAACTTAAAACTGAAAAGGGTACAGCTGTTTGTCAAAAAACAGATATTTTTAAAGGACACATGTGGTATGCTTATGAAGGTGAGTGGATGAATTGGCATAAAATAACTACAGAGCAGGCCAATGAAATTATTGAAGCTAATAAAAAGAATAAACCTATTGCTAGCCTTGAAGAATATGCATCAGAACTTGTAGAAGATACTAAAACAGAGTTTGAAAACGTTGTAGGGCAGGATAGTTTAACACGTTTCGATAGTCCAAAACCTAATAATAAACGTAAAAACAATAGGAGGAAACCTAATCAAAAACCTAATCAGAGAACTAATCAGGGGGGGCAAGGAAATCAAGCTAATAAAAAAGCGACTCCAAAGAATAAACCCAATCCAAATAATAGAAACAAAAACAGTAATAATAAAAGAAAACCTAAACCCCAAAACAGTAAAAATGCTGAGAAATAG
- a CDS encoding ABC transporter ATP-binding protein, which translates to MTKEALLKVENLSISFGKNEVIHNISYELKKNEILGIVGESGSGKSVSSLAILGLLPKNISKINFGRIIYNEQDLIESSPKFLQNIRGNKIAMIFQEPMSSLNPSMTCGKQVQEILLQHTKLTKQEAKEETHLLFEKVKLPDVKHTYNKYPHEISGGQKQRVMIAMAIACKPDILIADEPTTALDVTVQKEIIKLIKDLQAETKMSVIFITHDLSLISEIANRVLVMYKGNIVEEGSVINIFKNPQNNYTKALINSRPSLNTRLKNLPTIDDYLNNTVSNTIITSEERKQNHEKLYSKAPLLEVINVEKEYITKGNWFNKTNTFKAVNDVSFKLYEGETLGLVGESGCGKSTLGNAILQLDKATAGQILYQGIDITKLSKTEIRKLRKDIQIIFQDPYSSLNPRIPVGEAIMEPMKVHQLFNSEEERKEKVIDILNRVGLSEDYFNRYPHEFSGGQRQRIGIARTIALQPKLIVCDESVSALDISVQAQVLNLLNELKDTFGFTYIFISHDLAVVKYMSDQLLVMNKGKIEELDDADIIYKSPQKEYTKKLIHAIPKGL; encoded by the coding sequence ATGACAAAAGAAGCCCTATTAAAAGTTGAAAATCTCTCTATATCATTTGGAAAAAACGAGGTCATTCATAATATTTCATACGAATTAAAAAAGAACGAAATTTTAGGGATTGTAGGCGAATCTGGTTCTGGAAAATCTGTATCTTCCTTAGCTATATTAGGACTTCTTCCAAAAAATATTTCAAAAATAAATTTTGGCAGAATTATATACAATGAACAAGATTTAATTGAGTCTTCACCAAAATTTTTACAAAATATTAGAGGAAACAAAATCGCCATGATTTTTCAAGAACCTATGAGTTCTTTAAACCCGTCTATGACCTGCGGAAAACAAGTTCAAGAAATTTTATTACAACACACAAAACTTACAAAACAAGAAGCTAAAGAAGAAACCCATTTACTGTTTGAAAAGGTAAAACTACCAGACGTAAAGCATACTTACAATAAATATCCTCATGAAATTTCTGGCGGACAAAAGCAACGTGTTATGATAGCCATGGCTATTGCCTGTAAACCCGATATATTAATTGCAGATGAACCCACAACAGCTTTAGATGTTACTGTTCAAAAAGAGATTATTAAGCTAATAAAAGACCTCCAAGCAGAAACCAAAATGAGTGTTATATTTATTACGCACGATTTATCTTTAATATCTGAAATTGCTAATCGTGTGTTAGTGATGTATAAAGGTAATATTGTTGAAGAAGGCTCTGTAATCAACATTTTTAAAAATCCACAAAACAACTATACTAAGGCCCTTATTAATTCGCGTCCTTCCTTAAATACGCGGTTAAAAAATTTACCAACTATTGACGATTATTTAAATAATACGGTTTCAAATACGATTATAACCTCAGAAGAGCGTAAGCAAAATCATGAGAAACTTTATAGTAAAGCACCTTTGCTAGAAGTTATTAATGTTGAAAAAGAATATATAACAAAAGGCAACTGGTTTAATAAAACGAACACTTTTAAAGCAGTAAACGACGTTAGTTTTAAACTATATGAAGGTGAAACTTTAGGTTTAGTTGGCGAATCTGGTTGCGGAAAATCTACGTTAGGAAATGCCATCCTTCAATTAGACAAAGCTACTGCGGGTCAAATTTTATATCAAGGTATCGATATTACAAAGCTTTCTAAAACTGAAATTAGAAAACTCAGGAAAGACATTCAAATTATTTTTCAAGACCCCTACTCCTCTTTAAACCCTAGAATTCCTGTTGGAGAAGCCATTATGGAGCCCATGAAAGTACATCAACTTTTTAATTCTGAAGAAGAACGTAAAGAAAAAGTTATAGATATTTTAAATCGTGTAGGTTTATCCGAAGACTACTTTAACCGATATCCTCATGAGTTTTCTGGTGGACAAAGACAACGTATTGGTATAGCCAGAACCATTGCATTACAACCTAAATTAATTGTCTGTGACGAATCAGTCTCTGCTTTAGACATATCGGTTCAAGCTCAAGTTCTAAACTTATTAAACGAACTTAAAGACACTTTTGGTTTTACGTATATTTTTATTTCACACGATCTTGCCGTTGTAAAATATATGAGCGACCAATTATTGGTAATGAATAAAGGTAAAATAGAAGAATTAGACGATGCAGATATTATATATAAATCGCCTCAAAAAGAATACACAAAAAAATTAATTCATGCCATTCCAAAAGGATTATAG
- a CDS encoding ferredoxin gives MVVITLQRNKCIGCNYCVELAPKQFQMSKKDGKSVLLHAVDKKGFFTLKSNEEAILDDCENASKACPVKIIDVKSV, from the coding sequence ATGGTTGTAATAACATTACAGCGTAATAAATGTATTGGGTGTAATTATTGCGTTGAATTAGCGCCGAAACAATTTCAAATGTCAAAAAAAGATGGAAAATCAGTTTTATTACACGCGGTTGATAAAAAAGGATTTTTCACATTAAAATCTAATGAAGAAGCTATTCTTGATGATTGTGAGAATGCTTCAAAAGCTTGTCCAGTAAAGATTATAGACGTTAAAAGTGTTTAA
- a CDS encoding serine hydrolase, translating to MKFLKKFFKWLVIIIVALIALLYIFDYGYIIRGAKIVYLTGHKTAFIDDYPHFENDTIKKGNNSSPWAKHIDYNTAKETEKLSEVNKAWGTIAYLIIKNDSIWFENYYDEFNEDSKTNSFSMAKSITTSLLGKAIMDGSIKSLDQPVSDFYPQYNYAKTTVGDLASMASGLDWVEHYTSPFSVTARANYDDDLSETILNQKVVKTPGKEYEYLSGSTQLLGMIIQKATGKTLANYLSESFWQPMGATDDALWQLDDEEHKLAKAFCCISSSARNFARFGKLYKDHGKWNGKQLLDSAFVTKSITPRFKESPQYGYGWWLKDVGDKHFFMMRGHLGQYVIVEPNDNVIIVRLGHRKSPDKGVGEFTEDISVYIEEAYKMLNE from the coding sequence ATGAAATTTCTAAAAAAATTCTTTAAATGGCTTGTTATTATTATAGTAGCTCTAATAGCTTTACTCTATATTTTTGATTATGGTTATATTATAAGAGGTGCTAAAATTGTTTATCTCACAGGACATAAAACGGCTTTCATTGACGACTATCCTCATTTTGAAAACGATACCATAAAAAAAGGAAATAACTCCAGTCCTTGGGCAAAACATATAGATTATAATACCGCAAAAGAAACTGAAAAACTTTCTGAAGTTAATAAAGCTTGGGGTACCATTGCTTATCTTATTATAAAAAATGATAGTATTTGGTTTGAAAACTATTATGATGAATTTAATGAGGATTCGAAAACCAACTCTTTTTCCATGGCAAAAAGTATTACCACTTCGCTACTAGGAAAGGCTATTATGGATGGGTCTATTAAAAGTTTAGACCAGCCTGTTAGTGACTTTTATCCACAATATAATTATGCGAAAACTACTGTTGGCGATTTAGCATCTATGGCATCTGGTTTAGATTGGGTAGAGCATTATACAAGTCCGTTTTCAGTAACAGCTAGAGCAAATTATGATGATGACTTATCGGAAACTATCTTAAATCAAAAAGTAGTAAAAACACCAGGAAAAGAATATGAATATTTAAGTGGAAGTACCCAATTACTTGGAATGATTATTCAGAAAGCGACTGGTAAAACATTAGCAAATTATCTTTCAGAAAGTTTTTGGCAACCTATGGGAGCAACTGATGATGCACTTTGGCAATTAGATGACGAAGAACACAAACTCGCAAAAGCATTTTGCTGTATTTCTAGTAGTGCTAGAAATTTTGCTCGATTTGGTAAGTTGTATAAAGATCATGGAAAATGGAACGGCAAACAACTATTAGACTCTGCTTTTGTTACAAAATCAATAACGCCTCGATTTAAGGAAAGTCCACAGTATGGTTACGGATGGTGGTTAAAAGATGTTGGCGACAAACACTTTTTTATGATGCGAGGTCATCTTGGGCAGTACGTTATAGTTGAGCCTAATGATAATGTAATTATTGTTCGGTTAGGTCATAGAAAATCACCCGATAAAGGTGTTGGTGAATTCACTGAAGATATTTCAGTTTATATTGAAGAAGCTTATAAAATGCTAAATGAATGA
- a CDS encoding 3-oxoacid CoA-transferase subunit B: MLDKTGIAKRIAKEVQDGYYVNLGIGIPTLVANYVRNDIEVEFQSENGVLGMGPFPFEGEEDADVINAGKQTITTLPGASFFDSAMSFSMIRGKHVDLTILGAMEVAENGDIANWKIPGRMVKGMGGAMDLVASAENIIVAMMHTNKRGESKLLKKCSLPLTGVGCVKKIVTNLAVLEVSSKGFKLLERAPGVSVEVIKNATEGALIIEGDIPEMSL; encoded by the coding sequence ATGTTAGATAAAACAGGTATAGCAAAACGTATAGCTAAAGAAGTACAAGATGGTTATTATGTTAATCTAGGTATTGGTATTCCCACTTTAGTAGCTAATTATGTTCGAAACGATATAGAAGTAGAATTCCAAAGTGAAAATGGCGTTTTAGGCATGGGGCCTTTTCCTTTTGAAGGTGAAGAAGATGCCGATGTTATTAATGCAGGTAAACAAACCATAACAACGCTTCCAGGTGCTAGTTTTTTTGATTCGGCCATGAGCTTTTCTATGATTCGTGGAAAGCACGTAGACTTAACTATTTTAGGCGCCATGGAGGTGGCTGAAAATGGTGATATAGCTAATTGGAAAATTCCAGGACGTATGGTAAAAGGTATGGGTGGTGCTATGGATTTAGTGGCAAGTGCCGAAAATATTATCGTAGCTATGATGCATACTAATAAAAGAGGCGAATCTAAATTATTAAAAAAATGCTCATTACCGCTTACTGGAGTTGGTTGTGTTAAAAAAATTGTAACCAATTTGGCTGTACTTGAAGTATCGAGTAAGGGGTTTAAGCTTTTAGAACGTGCTCCAGGAGTTTCTGTAGAAGTAATTAAAAATGCGACAGAAGGTGCTCTAATTATAGAGGGCGATATTCCAGAAATGAGCCTTTAA
- a CDS encoding peptidase U32 family protein, producing the protein MQQIELMAPAGNFESLQAALDNGADSVYFGVEQLNMRARATVNFTLDDLPEIAKRCQLKQVRTYLTLNTIIYDHDLSIVKTLINKAKEAGITAVIAMDQAVIMTAREIGMEVHISTQINITNIETVKFYAMFADTMVLSRELSLRQVKKITEYIEKDQIKGPSGKLVEIEIFGHGALCMAVSGKCYMSLHSYNSSANRGACKQNCRKKYTVIEQETGFEMEIDNEYIMSPKDLCTIDILDEVVNAGITVLKIEGRGRAPEYVAKVISCYRDAIDSLNNGTYQKEKVITWMQELEKVYNRGFWNGYYLGQKLGEWATGSGSHATQKKVYLGKGTHYFPKPQIGEFKIEAYDISIGDTILITGPTTGAQEVEVGDMMVNDEKSEKGKKGDMVTIPLGFRIRPSDKLYKIVENKVEA; encoded by the coding sequence ATGCAACAAATAGAATTAATGGCTCCAGCAGGAAATTTTGAATCCTTGCAAGCTGCTTTAGATAATGGTGCAGACTCTGTATATTTTGGTGTTGAACAATTAAATATGCGTGCTAGAGCTACTGTAAATTTCACTTTAGATGATTTACCAGAAATAGCAAAACGTTGTCAATTAAAACAAGTGAGAACGTATTTAACCTTAAATACGATTATTTACGATCACGATTTATCGATTGTAAAAACCTTAATAAATAAAGCTAAAGAAGCAGGGATTACTGCTGTAATAGCCATGGATCAGGCTGTTATTATGACTGCTAGAGAAATTGGAATGGAAGTGCATATTTCTACTCAAATAAATATTACAAATATTGAAACGGTAAAGTTTTATGCCATGTTTGCCGATACGATGGTATTGAGTAGAGAACTTAGTTTAAGACAAGTAAAAAAGATCACCGAATACATTGAAAAAGACCAAATAAAAGGACCTTCAGGTAAACTTGTGGAAATCGAGATTTTTGGCCACGGTGCGCTTTGTATGGCGGTTTCTGGTAAATGTTACATGAGTTTACATTCATATAATTCTTCGGCAAATAGAGGCGCTTGCAAACAAAATTGTAGAAAAAAATATACGGTTATCGAGCAAGAAACAGGCTTTGAAATGGAAATTGATAATGAATATATCATGTCTCCTAAAGATTTGTGTACCATCGATATTTTAGATGAAGTTGTAAATGCAGGTATTACCGTTTTAAAAATTGAAGGTCGCGGCAGAGCGCCAGAATATGTAGCCAAAGTAATTTCTTGTTATCGTGATGCTATTGATAGTTTAAATAATGGAACGTATCAAAAAGAAAAAGTAATTACCTGGATGCAAGAACTTGAAAAAGTGTATAATCGTGGTTTTTGGAATGGGTATTATCTTGGTCAGAAACTAGGAGAATGGGCAACAGGTTCAGGCTCTCATGCTACACAAAAGAAAGTGTATTTAGGTAAGGGAACTCATTATTTTCCTAAACCTCAAATTGGCGAGTTTAAAATTGAAGCTTATGATATTTCTATAGGCGATACCATTTTAATAACAGGTCCAACTACGGGAGCTCAAGAAGTTGAAGTTGGTGATATGATGGTGAATGATGAAAAATCTGAAAAAGGTAAAAAAGGCGATATGGTAACTATTCCGTTAGGTTTTAGAATTAGACCATCCGATAAGTTATATAAAATTGTTGAAAATAAAGTAGAAGCTTAA